Within Pseudomonas paeninsulae, the genomic segment TAGATGTTCCGTTACAGGAGTATCGCTTTTCTTGGGTTCACCGATAAGCGTGTACGTTTGTTTAGTTTGGCTCAGTTTTACTTTTGCGACCGAAAGACTACCTGAAATCCACGCAATTTTAGATTTCTGTCCAATTGCATGGTTAAATTTGGAGAACTCATCGATCAGACTTAGGTCTTCGATTAAGTTTGAAAGCATTGCATTTGTAGATATTGCGTAGGTTTTACTCTCTATTGAGCTTGCGCCTGCACTTAACAACGGGATTCTAACCCCTGCATTGAGCCCTTCGGTTTTAGTTATTGATGTGATGGGGCTAAAGCCGGAAATCTCTTCATGTTTTGCAGAAATATAATCTTTATCAAGATAAATTAACGATTCAAAAATCCCTTTCTTATTCACGACTGAGTCCTGTGGTGGGTTCTGCTAACTACAATTAGGCGACATGCCTATATCTGCCACTCTATCCATTTCTAGGAATAAGTGTCCAGATGTGGCCATCGCATATCCATATCTGATCATCATATTGGGATGATCCGTTCTTGTAGGCCGAGCTTGATGGCGTCTTCGTAAGGTATCAGCCAAGCCTTTTTCTTCGGGTGCCATATGCCGCCCGCTTGTTTGACCATAAGTCGCAACTCTTCCTCGCGGAAGAATACGCGTACGGCCACGGTCTGCTGGTTGTACTGTCGCTGGGTGATTGTGTCGGTGAATGTCTTTCGCGGCTTTTCCTTGCGCTCGACGATCAGTTCGACGGTGGTGAAGCTGATATGGCTTTCGGCATCCCGGCGGTAGCGCACGGCTACGAGGTCGTTGCCGTAACGTTCGACAAAGCGTTTGGTGCCGTTCTTGCCCGGCTGGAGGGTTTTCACAACGTCCATGATTGCGCCCCGTTGGTGGGAATGTCCTATGTGCTGGCAGTGTGCCCGCCATTGTTCGGCAGCTCAAGTCTTCGCGGCTTTTCTAGCGCGCGCAGCGTCGTCGACGCGCTGCGCGCTTAACGGTAGTAGGGATCAATGGCGGATCAATGGGGTCAGTGTCATTGATTCTCTTGGACTGCAAAATCAATCACTCTGGCCCCATTGATCGGACCCCATTGATCGTACTCAGTGACTGTCGACCTGCTGCAGCATACCCTCTTGCTCGGTGCTGCAGACGCGGTTGCGGCCTTGTTGTTTGGCCCGGTAGAGACAGCTGTCGGCTTCGGCGATGACCTCGTTCAGCAGCCTTTGCTGGCGATGCTGCGCTACACCGAGGCTGGCGGTGAGCGGATGTTCAAGCGGTTCGGTATCGCAGCGCAGCGTCGAGATTTTCTCACGCAGGCGCTCGGCTAGAGCGCAGGCCTGCTTCAAGTTAGTTTCGGGTAACAGCAGCACGAACTCTTCGCCGCCCCCATCAAAAGGGGACGGATTTATTTATAGGACAAACCGCACGCTTCACGTCGGTTTTTCCTTCCGTGCCTTGCAGCCCCCTTTGCAGCCGGTCACAGACCAGGTTCTGGGCCCCTGGCAAATTACGCCAAGCCTAGCATTCACGATGCCTCGGGTCCGCGAGTGAACCCGAGGCAACTTAGAGTGTCTGTCATCTTGGGATGACACAACGGGCCATGCGCCCCTCCCGGGAGAACGGTTTCTCCCCAGCAAGCCGCGATCTGCGCAGCAGTCGTGACAAAGCCGTCGCTGTCGCTTGGTGGCAGGGCCTTATCAGGTTCTTGCCGCAGCGCTTATCGAGCGGCCATCGCAGCCTTTATCTTTTCCTTTTTTATGTGAAGTCATCATGTCCCTATCTCGTCATTTTTTTGCCCTTGTCTCCCGTCTTGCCTGCCTTGAGGTCAGCGCGCAGCGTCGAGCCTTTGGCGCCAGTCTGCTCGGCGCCCTGCTCGCCGTCTGCGGCCCCGTTCATGCACAGGAGACCGCCGGCAATCAGCGCTGGGTCAGCGACAGTCTGAACACCTATGTACGCAGCGGCCCGACTGACGGCTATCGCATAGTCGGCACCCTCCAATCCGGGCAGAAGGTCGAGCTGATCAGCACCCAGGGCGACTACAGCCAGATCCGCAGCGAGGCCGGCACCACCGTCTGGATTCCCAGTAGGGATCTGCAGGAGATGCCCGGCCAGGCCGAGCGCTTGCCGCAACTGGAGCAGCAAGTGGCCGAACTCAGCGACCAGCTCAAGACCATCGACGACAGCTGGAAGACCCGGACCCAGGGCCTGCAGGAGACCCTGGACTCACGCAAGGCGTTGATTGAAGAACTGCAAGAGCACCGCAAGAGCCTCGACGTCGAGCTGACCGAGAGCCAATCGGAGCTTCGCACCGCGCAAGCGCGCCTGGGCGATGAGAACAATCAGCTATTGATGCGCTACCTGATCTACGGCGCCGGCATCGCCGGTGCTGGCCTGCTCCTCGGGCTGATCCTGCCGGCCATGACCCGCGGGCGCAAACGCAACGACCGCTGGTTCTGAACCGCTGCAGAGCTCAGACGTTGTGAAAATATCGAGCGCCCTCGCAGTAGGCGGCCCGACCTCGGGGCGAAGCTTTTCGCTTCGAGCTTGGCCAGCCCTGCGGGCCGCTTTCGCCGCGATGCTTTCAGCACCTTCAAGGTCAATCACGGCTAAAGCGGAACGCCGCCCGGCCCCTCCCACGCAAGCCTGGCGTTTAACCGACATATCATCGTTGGCGCGACACTAGCGGCAGAGAGCGCTGATTGACTGGTGCACATGGCGCGCCCTGCCTTGTGCGCGCCCGCCACCCACTGCCGGCTGCCCGGCTAATCAACGCACTGTCGGGCTACCGAAGCCGCCTTGTCACTCGCAAGCACGACGAGTGATCTGTTGCCTTCATGGGCCGCCGACCGCCACCTTGATCAACACCGGTAGTCACTGGCATCACTCTTGCTCTCTAACCAAGCACATCCGCAGGATTCGCTCCTGCAAGGCAAAGGCGCCTGAACTCGCTGCGGTTATTTCGCAGAGGCTTCAGGCGCTTTTTTTGGCTACCGCGTTGGAGATTCAGGCACATGAAGTGGCTTACCTACCCTGCGTTCTTGCTACTGCGCGAACTGGGCATCGTCGGCATGATCCGCACGCTGCTGGCGATTACCCTGATGGGCGGCGCCAGCACACTGGCTGCGCCGACGCTGCCAACAGGGCCACTGTGGACAGTACTGGCCTACCTGGCCATTGCCAGCCTGTGGCTGCTGCAGCAGGAGATCGGGCAGTTGCAACGCTACTGCGAAGACGCCGCCCAGCATGGCGCCCAGGAGTCAGTCAGCGCGACCGCGTG encodes:
- a CDS encoding GGDEF domain-containing protein, whose product is MLLLPETNLKQACALAERLREKISTLRCDTEPLEHPLTASLGVAQHRQQRLLNEVIAEADSCLYRAKQQGRNRVCSTEQEGMLQQVDSH
- a CDS encoding TIGR04211 family SH3 domain-containing protein yields the protein MSLSRHFFALVSRLACLEVSAQRRAFGASLLGALLAVCGPVHAQETAGNQRWVSDSLNTYVRSGPTDGYRIVGTLQSGQKVELISTQGDYSQIRSEAGTTVWIPSRDLQEMPGQAERLPQLEQQVAELSDQLKTIDDSWKTRTQGLQETLDSRKALIEELQEHRKSLDVELTESQSELRTAQARLGDENNQLLMRYLIYGAGIAGAGLLLGLILPAMTRGRKRNDRWF